The Halobacterium litoreum genome includes a region encoding these proteins:
- a CDS encoding DUF7532 family protein has product MLFDQRTRELLRDAGLSQDDIQRVERDASEQARETADRVESFFDGLDTVYSDMDQTHSAADYPEHDLDYVDLFTHSEDIRGFVRFDSWGAYVEDARVLSEDAVELTLGPTIHGRVRFAAEREHLE; this is encoded by the coding sequence ATGCTCTTCGACCAGCGAACCCGGGAACTGCTCCGGGACGCCGGCCTCTCGCAGGACGACATCCAGCGCGTCGAGCGCGACGCCAGCGAGCAGGCCCGCGAGACCGCCGACCGCGTGGAATCCTTCTTCGACGGCCTCGACACCGTCTACTCGGACATGGACCAGACGCACTCGGCCGCCGACTACCCCGAACACGACCTCGACTACGTGGACCTGTTCACGCACAGCGAGGACATCCGCGGGTTCGTGCGCTTCGACTCGTGGGGCGCGTACGTCGAGGACGCGCGCGTGCTCTCCGAGGACGCGGTGGAACTGACGCTCGGCCCGACGATTCACGGCCGCGTGCGCTTCGCCGCCGAGCGCGAGCACCTCGAATGA
- a CDS encoding PrsW family intramembrane metalloprotease: MTEKRDPVQEAGEGEFDLYDVATWEERTFLDRASTRLYGTLVTGARASVVALAVLIVVAQFAAAAGLVYVNRPAVAVYVLLSVVPALGMAAYIWRADVTMQEPLELLVVTFAFGFLFAGFAAVLNSAFSGFFFQFTSDSPAWLAFLAPALYFFLVVGPVEETVKWLAVRLYAFRSDRFDAVVDGAVYGAMAGLGFATIENAIYIAREVIVVSQSAGNAVVADVALQTAAVRTLAGPGHVIYSAFAGYYLGLAKFNPENRGPIVVKGLVIASLIHATYNTSVTNLGAVADAIGLSQGVAFLAFVVAFDGFFFYVLYRKLTAYRDAYVETGASEAYDDEDELDEETGESDESAAVDGVDYSEGEETASETDAAASDDE; encoded by the coding sequence ATGACCGAGAAACGGGACCCGGTACAGGAGGCTGGGGAGGGGGAGTTCGACCTGTACGACGTGGCGACGTGGGAGGAACGCACGTTCCTCGACCGCGCGTCGACGCGACTGTACGGGACGCTCGTGACGGGGGCGCGGGCGTCGGTGGTCGCGCTCGCGGTGCTCATCGTGGTCGCGCAGTTCGCGGCGGCCGCAGGCCTCGTCTACGTGAACCGGCCCGCCGTCGCCGTCTACGTCCTGCTGTCCGTGGTGCCCGCGCTCGGGATGGCGGCGTACATCTGGCGGGCGGACGTGACGATGCAGGAACCCCTCGAACTGCTCGTCGTGACGTTCGCGTTCGGGTTCCTGTTCGCGGGGTTCGCCGCCGTCCTGAACTCCGCGTTCTCCGGATTCTTCTTCCAGTTCACGTCGGACTCGCCGGCGTGGCTGGCGTTCCTCGCGCCCGCGCTCTACTTCTTCCTCGTCGTCGGCCCCGTCGAGGAGACGGTGAAGTGGCTGGCCGTCCGCCTCTACGCGTTCCGGAGCGACCGCTTCGACGCGGTGGTGGACGGCGCGGTGTACGGCGCGATGGCGGGGCTGGGCTTCGCGACCATCGAGAACGCCATCTACATCGCCCGCGAGGTCATCGTCGTCTCGCAGTCCGCCGGGAACGCGGTGGTCGCGGACGTGGCGCTCCAGACGGCGGCGGTGCGCACGCTCGCCGGGCCGGGTCACGTCATCTACTCGGCGTTCGCGGGCTACTACCTCGGCCTCGCGAAGTTCAACCCCGAGAACCGCGGCCCCATCGTCGTGAAGGGCCTCGTCATCGCGTCGCTCATCCACGCGACGTACAACACGTCGGTGACGAACCTCGGCGCCGTCGCGGACGCAATCGGCCTCTCGCAGGGCGTTGCCTTCCTCGCGTTCGTCGTGGCGTTCGACGGCTTCTTCTTCTACGTCCTCTATCGGAAGTTGACGGCGTACCGCGACGCCTACGTCGAGACGGGCGCGAGCGAGGCGTACGATGACGAGGACGAACTGGACGAGGAGACCGGCGAGAGCGACGAGAGCGCTGCGGTAGACGGCGTGGACTACTCCGAGGGCGAGGAGACGGCGTCGGAGACGGACGCCGCGGCGTCCGACGACGAGTAG
- a CDS encoding M24 family metallopeptidase: MRSAVLDRALADAGADAFVHVGPPDDPLVRYLSGAALPCRAAVVYAGRVAVVPECPLAERVSLRDGVSVLDPEPTPAQRLPGLVADSVLAPRTLPHDAALYLENDGVDVASTTAHEDARAVKTDGERDAIEAAQKAAEAGVAAAAALLAGADGDPLEDDAGVVTAERVRRAANAAMAGEGATPEAVVGASGALAASDPVPVRVTPAVGGYRGLLARTFVADSDGGWERRATLAGEYAVDAGLDILEPGETTATEVADEAVAELGSYGFSPSAGSATAHGVGLERREAPTGDATVEPGAVLGVTATLDDEGAVWVADLAFVGDEGAERVGAFPRSVVPRADY, translated from the coding sequence ATGCGGTCGGCGGTTCTCGACCGCGCGCTCGCTGACGCGGGCGCCGACGCGTTCGTCCACGTCGGACCGCCCGACGACCCGCTCGTTCGCTACCTGAGCGGCGCCGCTCTGCCGTGTCGCGCGGCCGTCGTGTACGCGGGCCGGGTCGCCGTCGTGCCCGAGTGCCCCCTCGCCGAACGCGTCTCGCTCCGCGACGGCGTCTCTGTTCTCGACCCCGAGCCGACGCCAGCACAGCGACTGCCGGGGCTCGTCGCGGACAGCGTGCTGGCGCCGCGGACGCTCCCGCACGACGCCGCGCTCTACCTCGAGAACGACGGCGTCGACGTGGCGTCGACGACCGCCCACGAGGACGCGCGGGCGGTGAAGACCGACGGCGAGCGCGACGCAATCGAGGCCGCACAGAAAGCGGCGGAGGCGGGCGTGGCGGCGGCCGCCGCGCTCCTCGCTGGCGCTGACGGCGACCCGCTCGAAGACGACGCAGGGGTCGTCACCGCCGAGCGCGTGCGCCGGGCCGCGAACGCGGCGATGGCCGGCGAGGGCGCGACGCCCGAGGCAGTCGTCGGTGCGTCGGGCGCGCTCGCGGCGAGCGACCCGGTGCCGGTTCGCGTCACCCCGGCCGTCGGCGGCTACCGCGGCCTGCTCGCGCGGACGTTCGTCGCGGACAGCGACGGCGGGTGGGAGCGCCGCGCGACGCTCGCGGGCGAGTACGCCGTCGACGCCGGCCTCGACATCCTCGAACCGGGCGAGACGACGGCCACCGAAGTCGCCGACGAGGCTGTCGCCGAACTCGGTTCGTACGGCTTTTCGCCGTCGGCCGGGTCCGCGACGGCCCACGGCGTCGGCCTCGAACGCCGGGAGGCGCCGACCGGCGACGCGACCGTCGAACCGGGCGCGGTACTGGGCGTGACGGCGACACTGGACGACGAGGGCGCGGTGTGGGTCGCCGATTTAGCGTTCGTCGGCGACGAGGGCGCCGAGCGCGTCGGCGCATTCCCGCGCTCGGTGGTGCCGCGAGCCGACTACTGA
- a CDS encoding DUF7533 family protein — MKILDAISLAVAVAFAAPAALFGVETLLGGDQTGWVFLGFAAGILAFERYLTTPTDLPALAAQKTAEVVAEDPDDDNQ; from the coding sequence GTGAAAATCCTCGACGCGATTTCGCTCGCGGTGGCCGTCGCGTTCGCCGCGCCGGCCGCGCTGTTCGGCGTCGAGACGCTGCTCGGCGGCGACCAGACCGGCTGGGTATTCTTGGGGTTCGCTGCCGGCATCCTCGCGTTCGAGCGCTACCTCACGACCCCCACCGACCTCCCGGCGCTCGCCGCCCAGAAGACCGCCGAGGTCGTCGCCGAGGACCCCGACGACGACAATCAGTAG
- a CDS encoding riboflavin synthase: MFTGIIEETGTVESVEDGDGGRRLRISTGDLSGFSHGESISVGGVCLTVEEFGADWFSTFTATETLEKTTLDAVSEGDAVNLERALPADGRLDGHVVQGHVDTTTEVVGVEQVGEDWTFTFALPDGHEQYVAPKGSIALDGISLTVADVDDQANTFSVAVIPTTHDLTTLSERDPGDRVNVEVDVMAKYVERLDAYSSSDAAASVSDAVSSPSE, translated from the coding sequence GTGTTCACCGGCATCATCGAGGAGACGGGCACCGTCGAATCGGTCGAAGACGGCGACGGCGGCCGCCGCCTCCGCATCTCCACGGGCGACCTCTCCGGGTTCTCGCACGGCGAGAGCATCAGCGTCGGCGGCGTCTGCCTCACCGTCGAGGAGTTCGGAGCGGACTGGTTCTCGACGTTCACCGCGACCGAGACGCTGGAGAAGACCACCCTCGACGCAGTCAGCGAGGGCGACGCGGTCAACCTCGAACGCGCGCTCCCCGCCGACGGCCGCCTCGACGGCCACGTCGTGCAGGGCCACGTCGACACCACCACCGAGGTCGTCGGCGTCGAACAGGTCGGCGAGGACTGGACGTTCACGTTCGCGCTCCCCGACGGCCACGAGCAGTACGTTGCGCCGAAGGGCTCTATCGCGCTCGACGGCATCAGCCTCACCGTCGCGGACGTGGACGACCAGGCCAACACGTTCTCCGTCGCAGTCATCCCCACGACCCACGACCTCACGACGCTCTCGGAGCGCGACCCCGGCGACCGCGTGAACGTCGAAGTCGACGTGATGGCGAAGTACGTCGAACGCCTCGACGCCTACTCGTCGTCGGACGCCGCGGCGTCCGTCTCCGACGCCGTCTCCTCGCCCTCGGAGTAG
- a CDS encoding AIM24 family protein — translation MDASVGDGVAGVLEVEFDAGDSLLTAAGALLDHDGGVRVSRAREGVLRSVANAARQREQTPVRVSAERETTARFAPDHHGELAACDLGDRTVRAARSTFLAATGDVRVGAGRVGNAPDRGVGLFLTTLSGDGTAFLAGRGRVERVDVDGEYAVAADHVVAFDGDADVTVERAGALEDATPVCRVAGGAVWVGTRRAER, via the coding sequence ATGGACGCGAGCGTCGGAGACGGCGTCGCGGGCGTGCTCGAAGTCGAGTTCGACGCTGGCGACTCGCTGTTGACGGCGGCCGGCGCGCTCCTCGACCACGATGGCGGCGTGCGCGTGAGTCGCGCCCGCGAGGGCGTCCTGCGGTCGGTGGCGAACGCCGCTCGCCAGCGCGAGCAGACGCCCGTCCGCGTGAGCGCGGAGCGGGAGACGACGGCGCGGTTCGCGCCCGACCACCACGGCGAACTGGCTGCCTGCGACCTCGGCGACCGGACGGTGCGCGCGGCGCGGTCGACGTTCCTCGCGGCGACCGGCGACGTCCGAGTGGGCGCGGGGCGCGTGGGGAACGCGCCGGACCGCGGCGTCGGCCTCTTTCTGACGACGCTGTCGGGCGACGGCACCGCCTTCCTCGCGGGACGCGGTCGCGTCGAGCGCGTGGACGTGGACGGCGAGTACGCGGTGGCGGCCGACCACGTCGTGGCGTTCGACGGCGACGCGGACGTCACCGTGGAGCGCGCCGGTGCGCTGGAGGACGCGACGCCGGTCTGTCGCGTGGCCGGCGGCGCGGTCTGGGTGGGAACGCGGCGCGCCGAGCGCTGA
- a CDS encoding ROK family protein, with protein sequence MHYAGVDLGATNVRAAVADETGAVVASHRRGTPRGPTGIEVTEAVLDVLRGACDNAGVDPTDVRAVGVGSIGPLDLAEGTVEGPANFPDSVDTIPLVGPVSKLVESERVYLHNDTVAGVIGERFHADRNPDDMAYVTISSGIGAGVAVDGNVLAGWDGNAGELGHMVVDPQGRRTCGCGRDGHWEAYCSGNNIPEYARMLAEEDGGVETALPLEDADFSAKHVFEYAGEDEFADHVVDQVGFWNAVGMTNLVQAYAPLVVYVGGAVALNNPDLVLDPIREHLDDGVFNNVPQVRLTTLGDDVVLRGAVASALTGGTGDRSQAP encoded by the coding sequence ATGCACTACGCGGGCGTCGACCTCGGCGCGACGAACGTGCGCGCCGCGGTGGCCGACGAGACGGGCGCAGTCGTCGCCAGCCACCGCCGCGGGACGCCCCGGGGCCCGACCGGCATCGAGGTCACGGAAGCCGTCCTCGACGTGCTCCGGGGCGCCTGCGACAACGCGGGCGTCGACCCGACCGACGTGCGCGCCGTCGGCGTCGGGAGCATCGGTCCCCTCGACCTCGCCGAGGGGACCGTCGAGGGCCCCGCGAACTTCCCCGACTCCGTGGACACCATCCCGCTCGTCGGCCCGGTGTCGAAACTCGTAGAGTCCGAGCGCGTCTACCTCCACAACGACACCGTCGCGGGCGTCATCGGCGAGCGCTTCCACGCCGACCGCAACCCCGACGACATGGCGTACGTCACCATCTCCTCGGGCATCGGCGCGGGCGTCGCGGTCGACGGCAACGTCCTCGCCGGCTGGGACGGCAACGCCGGCGAACTCGGGCACATGGTCGTCGACCCGCAGGGCCGCCGGACGTGTGGCTGCGGGCGCGACGGCCACTGGGAGGCGTACTGCTCGGGGAACAACATCCCGGAGTACGCCCGGATGCTCGCCGAGGAGGACGGCGGCGTCGAGACCGCACTCCCCTTGGAGGACGCCGACTTCTCCGCGAAACACGTCTTCGAGTACGCGGGCGAGGACGAGTTCGCCGACCACGTCGTCGACCAGGTCGGCTTCTGGAACGCCGTCGGGATGACGAACCTCGTGCAGGCGTACGCCCCCCTCGTCGTGTACGTCGGCGGCGCGGTGGCGCTCAACAACCCCGACCTCGTCCTGGACCCGATTCGGGAGCACCTCGACGACGGCGTGTTCAACAACGTCCCGCAGGTGCGACTGACGACGCTCGGCGACGACGTGGTGTTGCGGGGCGCGGTGGCGTCCGCGCTCACGGGCGGCACCGGCGACCGGTCGCAGGCGCCGTGA
- a CDS encoding DUF402 domain-containing protein, producing the protein MTRVRVRGIYATALTRRLLDAGHDVVAASPPIQRRFDADLPEAEPDADVWMTDDRQGVGVAAPTDAADALADLLSDLGRDTFVWRDDTPRGAVFDGVVDRTVGGGAILDLGDGREAYLPFDAVDAHVTEGDAYRVQIREPSAPWERDRAVATADFEVKGALASLDRGVDALVSGAATDRDALARTTELLDPDVPDDWGVYWHYGASEADTSALGDSVDALADRARDLDAALADADGDDPGLVAAPADTLWAWFGRETRSELDDLRREVTATMPGHHRVKAGSASASDAVDFAESLGATPDEFAFGAVTDQFGPAAGDTVALHHGKPDGRLVTLGRGEVTDRNVEKGRVSVEREMTGGGTYDALGVDREAGDTATTRFTEGNWWYPTVYRSADGDRKGTYLNVCTPVEVFPDAVRYVDLHVDVIKHADGTVEIVDEDELRDCVDDGTVSEELAEQALSVAERVKSAVEN; encoded by the coding sequence ATGACTCGCGTCCGCGTCCGCGGCATCTACGCCACCGCGCTCACGCGCCGCCTGCTCGACGCCGGCCACGACGTGGTCGCGGCGTCCCCGCCGATTCAGCGCCGGTTCGACGCCGACCTCCCGGAGGCCGAACCCGACGCAGACGTCTGGATGACCGACGACCGGCAGGGCGTCGGCGTCGCCGCGCCGACCGACGCGGCCGACGCGCTCGCCGACCTGCTCTCGGACCTCGGACGGGACACATTCGTCTGGCGCGACGACACGCCCCGCGGCGCCGTCTTCGACGGCGTCGTCGACCGCACCGTGGGCGGCGGCGCGATTCTCGACCTCGGCGACGGCCGCGAAGCCTACCTCCCCTTCGACGCGGTGGACGCCCACGTCACCGAGGGAGACGCCTACCGCGTCCAGATTCGGGAGCCGTCGGCGCCGTGGGAGCGCGACCGCGCGGTCGCCACCGCTGACTTCGAGGTGAAGGGCGCGCTCGCCAGCCTCGACCGCGGCGTCGACGCGCTGGTGTCGGGCGCCGCGACCGACCGCGACGCGCTCGCGCGCACCACCGAACTGCTCGACCCGGACGTGCCCGACGACTGGGGCGTCTACTGGCACTACGGCGCGAGCGAGGCCGACACGAGCGCGCTCGGCGACAGCGTCGACGCGCTCGCCGACCGCGCGCGAGACCTCGACGCCGCGCTCGCGGACGCCGACGGCGACGACCCCGGCCTCGTCGCCGCGCCCGCCGACACGCTGTGGGCGTGGTTCGGTCGCGAGACCCGCAGCGAACTCGACGACCTTCGCCGCGAGGTCACCGCGACGATGCCCGGCCACCACCGCGTGAAGGCCGGGAGCGCGAGCGCGAGCGACGCCGTCGACTTCGCCGAATCCCTCGGCGCCACGCCCGACGAGTTCGCGTTCGGCGCGGTCACCGACCAGTTCGGCCCCGCGGCGGGCGACACCGTCGCGCTCCACCACGGCAAGCCGGACGGCCGACTCGTCACGCTCGGTCGCGGCGAGGTCACCGACCGGAACGTCGAGAAGGGGCGCGTCTCGGTCGAGCGCGAGATGACCGGCGGCGGCACGTACGACGCGCTCGGCGTCGACCGCGAGGCCGGTGACACCGCCACCACGCGGTTCACCGAGGGGAACTGGTGGTACCCGACGGTCTACCGGAGCGCGGACGGCGACCGGAAGGGCACCTACCTGAACGTCTGCACGCCCGTCGAGGTGTTCCCCGACGCCGTCCGGTACGTCGACCTGCACGTGGACGTCATCAAGCACGCCGACGGCACCGTCGAAATCGTGGACGAGGACGAACTGCGCGACTGTGTCGACGACGGCACGGTCAGCGAGGAACTCGCGGAGCAGGCGCTGTCGGTCGCAGAGCGCGTGAAATCCGCAGTGGAGAACTGA
- a CDS encoding NifU family protein translates to MSESAGAGDLHERVETWLTAQMPIIRSHGGTSAVRKADPEDGEVVVELGGACSGCGISPRTAQRIKMDLAAEFDAVDDVVVRFTDGDGGGWGGDQAESFMGVDRNEGGRGGRGEGSPNSDSHF, encoded by the coding sequence ATGAGCGAGTCAGCGGGCGCGGGCGACCTCCACGAGCGCGTCGAAACGTGGCTCACCGCCCAGATGCCCATCATCCGCAGTCACGGCGGCACGAGCGCCGTGCGGAAGGCCGACCCCGAGGACGGCGAGGTCGTCGTCGAACTCGGCGGCGCGTGCTCCGGCTGTGGCATCAGCCCCCGGACGGCCCAGCGCATCAAGATGGACCTCGCGGCGGAGTTCGACGCCGTCGACGACGTGGTCGTGCGCTTCACCGACGGCGACGGCGGCGGCTGGGGCGGCGACCAGGCGGAGAGTTTCATGGGCGTCGACAGAAACGAGGGCGGACGCGGCGGCCGCGGCGAAGGCAGTCCGAACTCCGACTCGCACTTCTGA
- a CDS encoding cytidine/deoxycytidylate deaminase family protein — MDLSPLTDADNALLERAAVAAGAHDFERIAAVEHPRGERDAARVVSPCGVCRELIADYGDDVRVLVRTDDGDVGGVRAAELLQARTW; from the coding sequence ATGGACCTCTCCCCGCTCACCGACGCCGACAACGCTCTCCTCGAACGCGCTGCCGTCGCCGCCGGCGCCCACGACTTCGAGCGCATCGCTGCCGTCGAACACCCGCGCGGCGAGCGCGACGCCGCCCGCGTCGTCTCCCCGTGTGGCGTCTGCCGTGAACTCATCGCGGACTACGGCGACGACGTCCGCGTCCTCGTGCGCACCGACGACGGCGACGTGGGCGGCGTGCGCGCCGCCGAACTCCTGCAGGCGCGGACGTGGTGA
- a CDS encoding universal stress protein → MAIENILLAVGPGDSERVDPMASTVADIAGPTGATVTLAHVFTDQQYKDARINLGAEADDGVSPDAVARRHETSREIQDRLDDAGIEHEIRGRVGEHGESIVSLADDVDADLAVVGGRKRSPTGKAVFGSTAQTVLLSAPCPVTFVRSDH, encoded by the coding sequence ATGGCAATCGAGAACATCCTGCTCGCCGTCGGGCCGGGGGACAGCGAGCGCGTCGACCCGATGGCGTCGACCGTCGCGGACATCGCCGGACCGACCGGCGCGACCGTCACCCTCGCGCACGTATTCACCGACCAGCAGTACAAGGACGCGCGAATCAACCTCGGCGCGGAGGCCGACGACGGCGTGTCGCCGGACGCGGTGGCGCGCCGCCACGAGACGAGCCGCGAGATACAGGACCGCCTCGACGACGCGGGTATCGAACACGAGATTCGCGGCCGCGTCGGCGAACACGGCGAGAGCATCGTCTCGCTCGCGGACGACGTGGACGCCGACCTCGCGGTAGTCGGCGGCCGGAAGCGCTCGCCGACCGGGAAGGCGGTGTTCGGGAGTACGGCCCAGACCGTCCTGCTGTCGGCGCCGTGTCCGGTGACGTTCGTGCGCAGCGACCACTGA
- a CDS encoding LVIVD repeat-containing protein: MRRRDVLRATVGAAALPLASSAVTARTQESYEPLGSVALEGTKEVVVGDDGTTAYAATTDGFAVVDVSDPANPEVLSKASSLLADRESGPMSGIYDVKVDGDTLAVVGPANPTREDTLQGMALYDVSDPELPERVAFHETDYAIHNSYLHDGVAYLTALSYDNVADPEQQARNPVVMVDISDPANPEELSRWSIADHDEGWLDIFYYPRSNHDVYVQGDTLYIAHWDAGTWLVDVSDPQNPTYINDFGHYALEDLRERSRSELIAEGTEKPGNSHYVAVNDDATLLASGAESWDVEETEEIGAPGGIDLWDISDPQNPEKLSFIEGPPTPDPTRGGVWTTSHNFDFHGDRLYTSWYRGGVKIHDVSDPANPEQIAWWRQPEQAMFWGAQYVSEEAFVAGNMQGSGDYATGVYTFPNRAGEQANAPALVEEENGTTTTTTATTEPTTEQTTASTTQTTTESGGSTTASAGGDDTTTESDDSGGGESGGSTPGFGVLAGITAASGAALAAWRRRD, translated from the coding sequence ATGCGACGACGAGACGTGCTGCGCGCGACGGTCGGCGCAGCAGCCCTCCCGCTGGCGAGTAGCGCAGTCACCGCCCGAACCCAGGAGTCCTACGAGCCACTCGGCTCCGTGGCGCTCGAAGGCACCAAGGAAGTCGTGGTCGGCGACGACGGGACGACGGCGTACGCCGCGACCACCGACGGCTTCGCGGTCGTGGACGTCAGCGACCCCGCCAACCCCGAAGTGCTCTCGAAGGCGTCCTCGCTGCTCGCGGACCGCGAGAGCGGCCCGATGAGCGGCATCTACGACGTGAAAGTCGACGGCGACACGCTCGCCGTCGTCGGCCCCGCGAACCCCACGCGGGAGGACACCCTCCAGGGGATGGCGCTGTACGACGTGAGCGACCCCGAACTCCCCGAGCGCGTGGCGTTCCACGAGACGGACTACGCGATTCACAACTCCTACCTGCACGACGGCGTGGCGTACCTCACGGCGCTGAGTTACGACAACGTCGCCGACCCGGAGCAGCAGGCCCGGAACCCCGTCGTGATGGTCGACATCTCCGACCCCGCCAACCCCGAGGAACTCTCCCGGTGGTCCATCGCGGACCACGACGAGGGCTGGCTGGACATCTTCTACTACCCGCGGTCGAACCACGACGTGTACGTCCAGGGCGACACGCTGTACATCGCCCACTGGGACGCCGGGACGTGGCTGGTCGACGTCTCGGACCCCCAGAACCCGACGTACATCAACGACTTCGGGCACTACGCGCTCGAAGACTTACGAGAGCGCTCCCGGAGCGAACTCATCGCGGAGGGCACCGAGAAACCGGGGAACTCCCACTACGTCGCGGTGAACGACGACGCCACGCTCCTCGCGTCCGGCGCGGAGTCCTGGGACGTCGAGGAGACCGAGGAGATCGGCGCGCCCGGCGGCATCGACCTCTGGGACATCTCCGACCCCCAGAACCCGGAGAAACTGTCGTTCATCGAGGGCCCGCCGACGCCCGACCCCACCCGCGGCGGCGTGTGGACGACCTCCCACAACTTCGACTTCCACGGCGACCGCCTCTACACGTCGTGGTACCGGGGCGGCGTGAAGATTCACGACGTCTCCGACCCCGCGAACCCCGAACAGATCGCGTGGTGGCGCCAGCCCGAGCAGGCGATGTTCTGGGGCGCGCAGTACGTCTCCGAGGAGGCGTTCGTCGCGGGCAACATGCAAGGTAGCGGCGACTACGCGACCGGCGTCTACACGTTCCCGAACCGCGCCGGCGAGCAGGCGAACGCGCCCGCGCTCGTCGAGGAGGAAAACGGGACGACCACGACGACCACCGCGACGACGGAACCGACCACCGAGCAGACCACGGCGTCGACCACGCAGACGACCACCGAGAGCGGCGGTAGCACCACGGCGTCCGCGGGCGGCGACGACACCACCACGGAGTCCGACGACAGCGGCGGCGGCGAGTCCGGCGGCTCCACGCCCGGGTTCGGCGTGCTCGCCGGCATCACGGCGGCGTCCGGCGCCGCCCTCGCCGCGTGGCGACGCCGCGACTAA